The proteins below come from a single Methanothrix thermoacetophila PT genomic window:
- a CDS encoding DUF1894 domain-containing protein, translating to MGCIEMLKPQILLRGISFREAREYIESSCDECYHFQPGFRLFGEYIIGAPPIAVGIMKDGSIVFPYTKPCHGTFVLKHRDEAEAERVRKLGREEVMRSLKRR from the coding sequence ATGGGCTGTATAGAGATGCTCAAACCCCAGATTCTGCTGCGGGGGATATCGTTCAGAGAGGCCAGGGAGTACATAGAGTCGAGCTGCGACGAGTGCTATCACTTCCAGCCAGGGTTCAGGCTGTTCGGCGAATATATAATCGGAGCTCCGCCGATAGCGGTTGGCATCATGAAGGATGGGAGCATAGTCTTCCCCTACACAAAGCCATGCCATGGCACTTTTGTGTTGAAGCACAGGGACGAGGCTGAGGCTGAGCGGGTCAGAAAGCTTGGAAGGGAGGAGGTCATGAGATCCCTGAAGAGGCGTTGA
- the afpA gene encoding archaeoflavoprotein AfpA, translated as MSDRKPKVAWGITGSGDRLPEIVDMMKNVQEMYRDAVDIRVYISRAGDQVVKYYKLFNELEASFDKIWVEANANAPFLAGQLQLGKFAFLIIAPATSNTVAKISLRLADTLLTNAAIMAQKAYVPLYIMPSDYEEGVTITKLPDGRDLKLRIRREDVEHVRRLEAMDGTFVLRGVDEIPGVFEKHFGRP; from the coding sequence ATGTCCGACAGAAAACCAAAGGTGGCGTGGGGGATAACCGGAAGCGGTGACAGGCTCCCGGAGATTGTGGACATGATGAAGAACGTGCAGGAGATGTACAGGGATGCTGTGGATATCAGGGTCTACATATCAAGGGCTGGGGACCAGGTTGTCAAGTACTACAAGCTCTTCAACGAGCTGGAGGCAAGCTTCGACAAGATATGGGTGGAGGCGAATGCGAACGCGCCGTTCCTGGCCGGACAGCTGCAGCTCGGAAAGTTTGCTTTCCTCATCATAGCACCTGCAACATCCAACACCGTCGCCAAGATCTCCCTTCGTCTGGCCGACACACTCCTGACCAATGCTGCGATAATGGCGCAGAAGGCATATGTACCGTTGTACATAATGCCATCCGACTACGAAGAGGGTGTCACCATCACAAAGCTGCCTGACGGAAGGGATCTGAAGCTGAGAATCCGGCGTGAGGACGTGGAGCACGTGAGGCGCCTGGAGGCAATGGATGGGACATTTGTTCTGAGGGGAGTCGATGAGATTCCTGGGGTATTCGAGAAGCATTTCGGCAGACCGTGA
- a CDS encoding bifunctional N(6)-L-threonylcarbamoyladenine synthase/serine/threonine protein kinase — protein sequence MYVLGIEGTAWNLSAAIVNEDDVIIERAATYTPARGGIHPREAAQHHSEHIGPLLREVIQGARDLGIKIDGVAFSQGPGLGPCLRTVATAARVLALKLNVPLVGVNHCIAHIEIGKWKTGARDPAVLYVSGGNSQVLALRRGRYRIFGETLDISVGNMLDKFARSVGLPHPGGPRIEELARNAKEYIPLPYTVKGMDFSFSGLATAAAEAARRYDLEDVCYSLQETAFAMLVEVTERAMAHAEKKEAMLVGGVGANRRLGEMLRLMCEERGARFYLPERRFMGDNGSMIAYTGLVMLKSGVSTPIESSGVRPNYRTDEVEVRWA from the coding sequence ATGTACGTCCTTGGTATTGAGGGCACTGCCTGGAATCTCAGTGCAGCGATCGTGAATGAGGATGATGTGATCATAGAGAGGGCTGCAACATACACGCCTGCAAGGGGAGGTATTCACCCAAGAGAGGCGGCGCAGCACCACTCAGAGCACATCGGCCCGCTGCTGAGAGAGGTGATCCAGGGCGCCAGAGATCTCGGAATAAAGATCGACGGAGTCGCGTTCTCTCAGGGGCCCGGACTCGGGCCGTGCCTGAGGACGGTCGCGACTGCGGCCAGGGTTCTCGCTTTGAAGCTCAATGTCCCTCTCGTCGGCGTGAACCACTGCATAGCTCATATCGAGATTGGGAAATGGAAGACCGGAGCCAGGGATCCTGCGGTGCTCTACGTGAGCGGCGGAAACTCCCAGGTTCTCGCCCTCAGGCGCGGTCGCTACAGGATCTTTGGCGAGACCCTGGACATCAGCGTCGGGAACATGCTTGACAAGTTCGCACGCTCAGTCGGTCTTCCGCACCCTGGAGGGCCGCGGATAGAGGAGCTCGCCAGGAATGCAAAGGAATACATACCGCTTCCCTACACCGTCAAGGGAATGGACTTCTCCTTCTCAGGGCTTGCGACCGCTGCAGCAGAGGCCGCCAGGAGATACGATCTGGAGGACGTCTGCTACAGCCTCCAGGAGACCGCATTCGCGATGCTCGTCGAGGTCACAGAGCGCGCGATGGCACATGCTGAGAAGAAGGAGGCAATGCTTGTCGGTGGAGTCGGGGCGAACCGGCGGCTCGGAGAGATGCTTAGGCTGATGTGTGAGGAGCGCGGCGCGAGATTTTATCTCCCTGAAAGGCGTTTCATGGGCGATAACGGATCGATGATAGCATATACAGGGCTGGTGATGCTCAAGAGCGGCGTGAGCACGCCGATTGAGAGCTCAGGCGTCAGGCCTAATTACAGGACAGATGAGGTCGAGGTGAGATGGGCCTGA
- the purD gene encoding phosphoribosylamine--glycine ligase: protein MAGARILVVDAGGRGNAIAHAFSRSPSVEKVFVAPGNAGSSLLQKCSQADGAQIKSIDEMLSFAERNRIDLTFVGPEGYLSAGIVDAFEERGLDIVGPERRAALLEGSKCWTKDLLSEIGVPVPPYRNFDDPDEAKEFVDQFYDTHPGENLVIKADGLAAGKGSVVCSSRDEALSTVERIMVEPRIFGDAGNRIEIERRLEGRELMFFAIADGKNILPLESAMDYKQAFAPDEITAIRLFNRLSGNPNLENNPNTGGMGGFSPHPWLDDDLRETIMSRIARPTMRRIYDMGLRYRGFIYFGLMIMERDGEREPYVLEINVRLGDPEAEVILPRLRTDMYRLSRAVLDQRLNEIELEWNPEYHLGVCAVSGRVVKPVSSGSEERPGYPGAHYTNIPIRGLDKVDPDVLVYHNGTAFGDSGKIYTTGGRVLTLVAKGSSLAEARSKAYDNIRRIRFNGMRYRKDIGLDYL, encoded by the coding sequence ATGGCTGGCGCAAGGATTCTTGTTGTCGATGCAGGGGGAAGGGGCAATGCGATAGCCCACGCCTTTTCAAGGAGCCCTTCTGTTGAGAAGGTCTTCGTGGCTCCGGGAAATGCGGGGAGCAGTCTCCTGCAGAAATGCTCCCAGGCAGATGGCGCCCAGATCAAGAGCATCGATGAAATGTTATCATTCGCGGAGAGGAACAGAATCGATCTCACATTCGTGGGCCCAGAGGGGTATCTCTCGGCGGGAATAGTAGACGCTTTTGAGGAGCGCGGCCTTGATATCGTCGGGCCGGAGAGGCGGGCTGCCCTGCTGGAGGGATCCAAATGCTGGACGAAGGATCTGCTGAGCGAGATAGGGGTGCCGGTGCCGCCTTACAGGAATTTCGATGATCCTGATGAGGCAAAGGAGTTCGTCGATCAGTTCTATGATACCCACCCCGGGGAGAACCTTGTAATAAAAGCGGACGGGCTCGCAGCAGGCAAGGGCTCTGTGGTATGTTCCTCAAGAGATGAGGCCCTCTCCACGGTCGAGAGGATCATGGTCGAGCCCAGGATCTTCGGGGATGCTGGAAACAGGATCGAGATCGAGAGGAGGCTTGAGGGGAGGGAGCTGATGTTCTTTGCCATCGCGGATGGCAAAAACATACTTCCGCTCGAGTCGGCGATGGACTACAAGCAGGCCTTCGCGCCCGATGAGATCACAGCGATAAGGCTCTTCAACAGGCTCTCAGGCAATCCGAACCTCGAGAACAACCCGAACACCGGGGGCATGGGTGGCTTCTCACCGCATCCCTGGCTGGATGATGATCTCAGAGAGACGATCATGTCTAGGATAGCTAGGCCGACGATGCGGAGGATCTACGATATGGGTCTAAGGTACAGGGGCTTCATCTACTTCGGCCTGATGATCATGGAGCGCGATGGCGAGCGGGAGCCATACGTCCTGGAGATCAACGTCCGTCTGGGGGATCCTGAGGCAGAGGTGATCTTACCCAGGCTCAGAACGGATATGTACAGGCTGTCGCGCGCTGTTCTCGACCAGAGGCTCAACGAGATCGAGCTGGAGTGGAACCCTGAGTATCACCTTGGAGTATGCGCTGTCAGCGGTCGGGTTGTCAAGCCTGTCTCCAGCGGATCTGAGGAGCGGCCAGGCTATCCCGGAGCACACTATACCAATATCCCGATAAGGGGCCTCGATAAGGTTGATCCAGATGTTCTGGTGTATCACAACGGCACAGCATTTGGTGATTCCGGAAAGATCTACACAACCGGAGGAAGGGTCCTGACACTGGTCGCAAAGGGATCGTCGCTTGCAGAGGCGAGATCGAAGGCATACGACAACATAAGGAGAATAAGGTTCAACGGGATGCGGTACCGAAAGGATATAGGTCTCGACTACCTATGA
- a CDS encoding glutamine synthetase family protein has product MVVLYLQTQERLLEIIRDRNVEFIRLQFTDIQGIVKNVAIPVTQLGKAFKTGISFDGSSIEGFARIQESDMVLKPDLDTFCILPWRSMGGTNEARLICDVYTSKGVPFEGDPRYVLKRNLEVAAKMGYTMNVGPELEFFLFERENGSGTKPHDFGGYFDLGPVDLAEDVKREIVRVLIEMGFTVEAAHHEVARGQHEIDFVYDEALRNADKVVTFKYVTKTIALKNNLRATFMPKPIYGQAGSGMHVNISLFRKGENTFFDPERPYNLSDVGRYFVGGLLEHAPAITAVANPLINSYKRLVSGFEAPVYISWSGPNRSSLIRVPAARGLSTRIEFRSPDPSCNPYLAFAAILAAGLDGIRKGIDPGEPLDLNLYGLSQAELDQLGVRMLPSNLHEALVALEEDKVIRDALGEHVVNNLLRLGKLEWRNYNTYVHQWEIDRYINII; this is encoded by the coding sequence ATGGTGGTGTTGTATTTGCAGACTCAGGAGAGGCTGTTGGAGATAATACGCGACAGAAATGTCGAGTTCATAAGGCTGCAGTTTACTGATATTCAGGGCATAGTTAAAAACGTCGCGATTCCTGTAACGCAGCTCGGGAAGGCGTTCAAGACCGGCATATCGTTCGATGGATCCTCGATCGAGGGCTTCGCGAGGATCCAGGAATCTGATATGGTACTGAAGCCGGATCTGGACACCTTCTGCATACTGCCCTGGAGATCGATGGGCGGGACGAACGAGGCCAGGCTCATATGTGATGTTTACACCTCTAAAGGAGTTCCCTTCGAAGGTGATCCCAGGTATGTTCTGAAGAGAAATCTCGAGGTCGCCGCGAAGATGGGCTACACGATGAACGTCGGCCCGGAGCTAGAGTTCTTCCTTTTTGAGAGGGAGAACGGATCCGGCACAAAGCCACATGACTTCGGCGGCTATTTCGACCTCGGCCCCGTGGATCTGGCGGAGGATGTAAAGAGGGAGATCGTTCGGGTGCTCATAGAGATGGGGTTCACCGTGGAGGCTGCGCATCACGAGGTTGCAAGGGGCCAGCATGAGATAGACTTTGTTTATGATGAGGCTCTCCGCAACGCCGACAAGGTCGTCACATTCAAGTACGTCACAAAGACGATCGCGCTGAAGAACAATCTGCGCGCGACGTTCATGCCCAAGCCGATATATGGCCAGGCCGGATCCGGGATGCACGTCAACATATCTCTCTTCAGAAAGGGGGAGAACACGTTCTTCGATCCAGAGAGGCCGTACAATCTCAGCGACGTGGGGCGGTACTTCGTGGGAGGACTGCTCGAGCATGCTCCGGCCATAACTGCAGTCGCAAATCCACTGATAAACTCGTACAAACGTCTTGTCTCCGGATTTGAAGCACCAGTATACATCAGCTGGTCCGGTCCGAACAGATCCTCCCTCATAAGAGTTCCTGCGGCGCGGGGCCTCTCGACCCGCATAGAGTTCAGGTCTCCAGATCCGTCATGCAATCCGTATCTGGCGTTTGCGGCAATACTTGCAGCCGGTCTGGATGGAATACGGAAAGGCATAGACCCAGGAGAGCCGCTTGATCTCAACCTGTATGGGCTATCACAGGCTGAGCTGGACCAGCTCGGGGTCAGAATGCTGCCGTCAAACCTGCATGAGGCGCTTGTCGCGCTCGAGGAGGATAAAGTAATAAGAGATGCACTGGGCGAGCATGTCGTCAACAACCTGCTCAGGCTCGGAAAACTCGAGTGGAGGAACTACAACACATATGTCCATCAGTGGGAGATCGATCGGTACATCAACATAATCTGA
- a CDS encoding arsenate reductase ArsC, producing MKKRVLFVCVHNSARSQMAEALLRALKGDNYEAYSAGIEPTEVDPNAVSAMAEIGIDISEQRSKGLDSMRDIHFDTIVTLCDAADSCPYIPGVHMHRAFPDPAGGGINAFRRVRDDIKRWIEDTF from the coding sequence ATGAAGAAGAGGGTGCTTTTCGTTTGCGTCCACAACTCCGCCAGATCCCAGATGGCAGAGGCCCTTCTCAGGGCGCTCAAAGGAGATAATTATGAGGCGTACAGCGCAGGCATCGAGCCCACAGAGGTGGATCCGAACGCTGTGAGCGCGATGGCAGAGATCGGCATTGATATATCAGAGCAGCGATCGAAAGGGCTTGATAGCATGAGGGATATCCATTTCGATACAATCGTAACACTCTGTGATGCCGCGGATTCGTGTCCCTACATTCCAGGAGTTCACATGCACAGAGCCTTCCCGGATCCAGCGGGTGGTGGGATTAACGCTTTCAGGCGCGTGCGTGATGATATAAAAAGATGGATCGAGGATACGTTCTGA
- a CDS encoding radical SAM protein, whose translation MERSILARGASFDLEDVDIKVQALSRSTRYDRCCHRRNDDSLIYSASGRNGCHVRLFKTLFTNECYHQCGYCPNAGTSNGCSYTPEELSNIVSSLRREGLIDGLFLSSGAGRDEDSTMEEMLETVRILRERHGFSGYIHLKILPGTSRHLIEEAVELADRVSINIEAPSMDVMHELSPTKDYERDILDRQMYIRDILARRSRGSQTTQLVVGAAGETDLEIFQRVVKEYREIGVSRVYYSAFVPIKGTIFEGKQPQLRWRESRLYQLDWLYRVYRLSPEQIKNVFDDYGFLINQDPKVILAGESLDLPLDVNEADFQSLIRVPGIGPESARRIISYRRRERIESPSDLIRLGIKRKAIPYLKINGWVQKRLL comes from the coding sequence ATGGAACGGTCGATCCTGGCACGTGGTGCGAGCTTCGATCTCGAGGACGTTGATATTAAGGTTCAGGCGCTCAGCAGAAGCACCAGATACGACAGGTGCTGCCACAGACGGAATGATGACTCGCTGATCTACAGTGCCTCAGGACGCAATGGCTGCCATGTGCGCCTCTTCAAGACTCTCTTCACCAACGAGTGCTATCATCAATGTGGCTACTGCCCCAATGCAGGGACATCAAATGGATGCTCCTACACTCCAGAGGAGCTTTCCAATATAGTGAGCAGTCTGAGAAGAGAAGGGCTCATTGACGGCCTCTTCCTGAGCTCCGGCGCGGGCAGGGATGAGGATTCCACGATGGAGGAGATGCTCGAGACTGTGCGGATTCTCAGGGAGAGGCACGGGTTCTCAGGATACATCCACCTCAAGATTCTCCCTGGGACATCCAGGCACCTGATAGAAGAGGCTGTGGAGCTCGCTGACAGGGTGAGCATCAACATCGAGGCACCATCGATGGATGTGATGCATGAGCTCAGCCCGACGAAGGATTACGAAAGGGACATACTGGACAGGCAGATGTACATACGTGACATCCTGGCGAGACGCTCCAGAGGCTCCCAGACGACACAGCTTGTGGTCGGCGCAGCAGGTGAGACAGACCTCGAAATATTCCAGAGGGTTGTAAAGGAGTACAGGGAGATTGGGGTGAGCAGGGTCTATTACAGCGCATTTGTCCCTATCAAAGGGACGATCTTTGAAGGAAAACAACCGCAGCTGAGATGGCGTGAGAGCAGGCTATACCAGCTCGACTGGCTTTATAGGGTCTACAGACTCTCCCCCGAGCAGATCAAAAATGTCTTCGACGATTATGGATTTCTCATCAATCAGGATCCAAAGGTCATTCTGGCCGGAGAATCGCTCGACCTGCCACTCGATGTGAATGAGGCCGATTTTCAGAGCCTGATACGAGTGCCTGGCATAGGGCCGGAGAGCGCACGCAGGATCATCTCATACAGGAGGAGGGAGAGGATAGAGAGTCCATCAGATCTCATCAGGCTCGGCATCAAGAGGAAGGCGATACCGTACCTGAAGATAAACGGATGGGTGCAGAAGAGGCTCTTATGA
- the mch gene encoding methenyltetrahydromethanopterin cyclohydrolase produces the protein MMSINEMGFEVFEEMLDLADDLRVDVIELENGAVVIDAGVKAPGGLWAGIFISRICMADLADIQIVPYGLKGISVPGIQVTTDHPAISCMGSQCAMWQIKVDKYFAMGSGPARALARKTKDLYERIGFDEYSDVGAIVLEASRIPDAAVAARIAEMCGIEPSDLRIAVAPTDSVAGMVQVSARIVETGMHKLFTMGFDITKIKSGWGVAPIAPVAGDATMCMGASNDAIIYGGDTYYTIEYENLEELKDYVRKMPSSASRDYGVPFYSAFKAAGFDFFKVDHNIFAPARVVMNELISRTTIVSGRLNHDVLMESFGIQVL, from the coding sequence TTGATGAGCATAAACGAGATGGGCTTTGAGGTCTTCGAGGAGATGCTCGATCTGGCCGATGATCTCAGAGTCGATGTGATAGAGCTGGAGAACGGCGCGGTTGTTATAGATGCTGGCGTTAAGGCGCCCGGCGGCCTCTGGGCAGGCATATTCATCAGCAGGATATGCATGGCAGACCTGGCCGACATCCAGATCGTGCCGTACGGTCTCAAAGGCATATCAGTCCCGGGAATACAGGTCACCACAGACCATCCCGCGATATCTTGCATGGGGTCGCAGTGCGCGATGTGGCAGATCAAGGTCGACAAGTACTTCGCGATGGGCAGCGGACCTGCGAGGGCTCTTGCCCGGAAGACGAAGGATCTTTACGAGAGGATCGGGTTTGATGAATACTCGGATGTCGGGGCAATTGTTCTGGAGGCGAGCAGGATTCCAGATGCGGCTGTGGCTGCTCGAATAGCTGAGATGTGCGGAATAGAGCCATCTGACCTGAGAATCGCTGTGGCTCCGACCGACTCTGTGGCGGGCATGGTCCAGGTATCTGCCAGGATTGTCGAGACAGGTATGCACAAGCTCTTCACCATGGGTTTCGATATAACAAAGATAAAAAGCGGCTGGGGCGTGGCTCCGATCGCGCCGGTGGCCGGCGACGCCACGATGTGCATGGGCGCGTCCAACGATGCCATAATCTACGGCGGCGATACGTATTACACAATTGAGTATGAGAACCTAGAGGAGCTCAAAGATTATGTGAGAAAGATGCCATCATCTGCTTCCAGGGACTATGGCGTGCCGTTTTACAGTGCATTCAAAGCAGCAGGCTTCGACTTCTTCAAGGTCGACCACAATATCTTCGCTCCAGCGAGGGTCGTGATGAACGAGCTGATATCTAGGACAACTATCGTGAGCGGAAGGCTGAACCATGATGTCCTGATGGAATCATTCGGGATCCAGGTACTCTGA
- a CDS encoding TIGR00266 family protein, with translation MSLRYTILGDDLQVLEVQMAPGESIRSEAGAMLFMDDEIDMSASTGGIIKGLKRAVAGEGLFITSFTNRSDDMKRMAFSAPFPGKILPLNLDEFGGQLLCQRGAFLCGESGVEIELAFTKRLGAGFFGGEGFVLQRLRGRGMVFIHAGGALITRDLQEEEVINVDTGCLVAFSRDVDYDIRFVGGIRNALFGGEGIFLARLKGPGRVYLQSLPLSRLADRILQGRVVSSNNTE, from the coding sequence ATGAGTCTTAGATACACCATTCTTGGAGATGATCTCCAGGTCCTGGAGGTCCAGATGGCTCCGGGTGAGAGCATAAGATCAGAGGCGGGCGCGATGCTCTTCATGGATGATGAGATAGATATGAGCGCGTCCACAGGAGGCATCATAAAGGGGTTGAAGAGAGCAGTGGCAGGGGAGGGTTTGTTCATAACGAGCTTTACCAACCGATCTGATGATATGAAAAGGATGGCGTTCTCCGCGCCCTTTCCGGGAAAGATACTGCCACTCAATCTTGATGAGTTTGGAGGACAGCTTCTATGCCAGAGGGGAGCCTTCCTCTGCGGGGAGAGCGGTGTGGAGATTGAGTTGGCATTCACAAAGCGTCTTGGTGCGGGCTTCTTCGGTGGCGAGGGTTTTGTCCTTCAAAGACTGAGGGGCAGGGGTATGGTGTTCATCCATGCCGGAGGTGCTCTGATCACTAGAGATCTCCAGGAGGAAGAGGTGATAAATGTTGATACAGGATGCCTCGTCGCCTTCTCGAGAGACGTGGATTACGATATACGTTTTGTAGGCGGAATAAGAAACGCGCTCTTCGGCGGTGAGGGAATTTTCCTGGCGAGGCTCAAAGGGCCTGGGAGGGTTTACCTGCAGAGCCTTCCGCTCTCCAGGCTCGCGGATCGAATCCTCCAGGGGAGAGTGGTCAGCTCAAATAACACAGAATGA
- a CDS encoding amylo-alpha-1,6-glucosidase — MIPYSDGISREWIVTNGIGGYASSTSIGANTRAYHGLLIASLSPPVDRWLLLSSLDETVNGIELANHQYPGVVHPRGFMYLESFTAEPVPTYLYRANGIEVVKQIFMVHGENTTVVKYHISGDSHIRIMPLVTSRCFHAVSGRPEIRQEIMERGTLLRSRCNLHLFSDRARYVRNEVWYHNFEYEIERVRGLGWVEDLLCPGWFEADVENELDLCITASTRMVDADDSVLTDELKRQSKLLSTLPEEMRSLAIAADSFLVRRGSGMSIIAGYHWFDDWGRDAMIALPGLLLCTGRFDDARAVLRTFSEQMQDGLIPNDLGAGSYNTVDASLLFIRAVCEYHRFSSDSSFIRELWPTLMGIIECYTTMTPVGYMDSDCLISSSEGATWMDARVDGRCVTPRAGKCVEVNALWYEALRSLEELSEAAGLEWRWHGLAERVRRSFRRFWNPAGYLYDTIDPYDGSVRPNQVVAVAFSHGLLSLERTRAVVRNATEELLTPYGLRTLSPRDPAYIGRYEGSPRERDQAYHQGTVWPWLIGPYITAYLRASRYSKRSRMHAISLLRPLLEERRYGIGTIAEVYDGDPPHRPGGCISQAWSVAEVIRAFLEARDGI, encoded by the coding sequence ATGATTCCCTACAGTGATGGGATATCCAGGGAATGGATTGTGACAAATGGAATTGGAGGATATGCATCGTCCACATCCATTGGTGCAAACACCAGGGCGTATCACGGCCTTCTGATAGCATCGCTCAGTCCGCCGGTGGACAGATGGCTTCTGCTCTCCTCTCTTGATGAGACCGTTAACGGTATCGAGCTGGCAAACCATCAGTATCCAGGTGTGGTGCACCCACGAGGGTTCATGTATCTTGAATCATTCACTGCAGAGCCTGTGCCCACATATCTATACAGAGCGAACGGTATCGAGGTCGTAAAGCAGATCTTCATGGTCCATGGGGAGAACACGACTGTTGTGAAGTACCACATCTCTGGAGATTCTCATATCAGGATCATGCCCCTTGTCACATCGAGGTGCTTCCATGCTGTTTCGGGCAGGCCAGAGATACGCCAGGAGATTATGGAGAGGGGCACCCTTCTTAGATCGAGATGCAATCTCCACCTTTTCTCAGACCGCGCGAGGTACGTGAGAAACGAGGTCTGGTACCACAACTTTGAGTATGAGATCGAGAGGGTGCGCGGGCTGGGCTGGGTGGAAGACCTCCTCTGCCCGGGGTGGTTTGAGGCTGATGTGGAGAACGAGCTGGATCTCTGCATTACCGCATCCACGAGGATGGTTGATGCAGACGACTCGGTATTAACGGATGAGCTGAAAAGACAGAGCAAACTCCTTTCCACACTTCCTGAGGAGATGAGGTCGCTCGCTATCGCTGCAGATAGCTTTCTGGTCCGTCGCGGCAGCGGCATGAGCATCATCGCTGGGTACCACTGGTTCGACGACTGGGGGAGGGATGCCATGATCGCCCTTCCTGGTCTTCTCCTCTGCACTGGCAGGTTTGATGATGCCAGAGCGGTGCTCAGAACATTCTCAGAACAGATGCAGGATGGCCTGATTCCAAACGATCTGGGGGCAGGCTCTTACAACACGGTGGATGCGTCACTGCTCTTCATAAGAGCTGTGTGTGAGTACCACAGGTTCTCCTCGGATTCATCTTTTATCAGAGAGCTCTGGCCCACGCTGATGGGCATCATCGAATGCTACACCACCATGACGCCTGTGGGATACATGGACTCCGATTGTCTCATATCATCCTCAGAGGGCGCGACCTGGATGGACGCGCGAGTTGATGGCCGGTGCGTTACTCCCAGGGCTGGAAAGTGCGTCGAAGTGAATGCGCTCTGGTACGAGGCCTTGAGGTCTCTGGAGGAGCTCAGCGAAGCCGCAGGCCTGGAGTGGAGGTGGCACGGCCTGGCAGAACGCGTCAGGCGCTCATTCAGGCGGTTCTGGAACCCTGCGGGTTATCTTTACGATACAATAGATCCATATGATGGGTCGGTGAGACCGAATCAGGTCGTAGCTGTCGCGTTCTCCCACGGGCTTTTATCGCTGGAACGGACGCGTGCGGTTGTGAGAAATGCGACTGAGGAGCTTCTCACCCCCTATGGTCTCAGAACCTTATCTCCCAGAGATCCGGCCTACATCGGGCGCTACGAGGGCTCCCCCAGAGAGAGGGATCAGGCATACCATCAGGGCACCGTCTGGCCGTGGCTGATCGGGCCGTACATCACCGCTTACCTCCGAGCGAGCAGGTACAGCAAGAGGAGCAGGATGCACGCGATCTCTCTCCTCAGACCTCTCCTCGAGGAGCGCCGCTACGGCATTGGAACCATCGCAGAGGTGTACGATGGCGATCCGCCGCACAGGCCTGGCGGATGCATATCACAGGCATGGTCTGTGGCCGAGGTGATACGCGCGTTCCTCGAGGCGAGGGACGGAATCTAG